The Polypterus senegalus isolate Bchr_013 chromosome 1, ASM1683550v1, whole genome shotgun sequence genome includes a window with the following:
- the mrpl16 gene encoding 39S ribosomal protein L16, mitochondrial, whose translation MLTFMASVFRRLAITSGGSGPLQNHMKTLTAGIKTFPEPPDYSGVVLPEKLKLKFIKKVPNFKKATKEMKNLKCIRGPAVKANSFTRGQYGIVAMGGGFLHWGHFEMMRLTINRKIDSETTFARWGVNAPDKPITRKGLGKRMGGGKGEIDHYVTPVRCGRIIVELGGHVEFQEVEPVLTEVVKKLPFPAKVVSRESLAAMKQEEQELELNNQNPWTFKRIVSTNMLGIRKVLSPYDLKYQGKYSGKFRIPGRV comes from the exons gTCCACTTCAGAACCACATGAAGACACTGACTGCTGGAATTAAGACATTTCCTGAACCTCCAGACTATAGTG GTGTTGTGTTGCCTGAAAAACTGAAACTTAAGTTTATAAAAAAAGTCCCAAATTTTAAGAAGGCGACAAAGGAAATGAAGAACCTGAAGTGCATTCGTGGCCCAGCCGTGAAAGCAAACTCCTTTACAAGAGGGCAGTATGGAATTGTG GCTATGGGAGGAGGTTTTCTACACTGGGGCCATTTCGAGATGATGAGGTTAACAATCAACAGGAAGATCGACTCTGAAACTACTTTCGCTCGATGGGGAGTCAATGCCCCTGACAAACCCATCACTCGCAAAGGACTTGGAAAACGCATGGGTGGAGGCAAAGGGGAAATTGACCACTATGTGACACCAGTGCGTTGTGGCCGCATTATTGTCGAGCTTGGTGGTCATGTTGAATTCCAGGAGGTGGAGCCAGTCCTTACAGAAGTAGTCAAAAAATTACCCTTTCCGGCTAAAGTAGTGAGCAGAGAAAGTCTGGCAGCCATGAAGCAGGAGGAGCAGGAACTGGAGCTTAACAACCAGAATCCTTGGACTTTCAAGAGGATCGTTTCCACCAACATGCTGGGCATCCGAAAGGTGCTCAGCCCTTATGACTTAAAGTACCAAGGCAAATATTCTGGCAAGTTTCGGATTCCTGGCAGAGTTTGA